One part of the Thermocrinis sp. genome encodes these proteins:
- a CDS encoding N-acetyltransferase, translating into MGLRKAILKDSVGIYSLINAYAKEGILLPRSLNSIYENIRDFWVYEEDGQIVGCCALHVVWEDLAEIKSLAVREDLKGKGVGTRLVQACLKEAKDLGIKRVFVLTYAADFFERFGFYTVQKESLPHKVLGECINCVKFPSCDEVAMQMEVEKLSLAENYEGRV; encoded by the coding sequence ATGGGTTTAAGAAAGGCTATTCTCAAAGATTCTGTTGGTATTTATTCTCTCATAAACGCTTATGCAAAGGAGGGGATTTTACTTCCAAGGAGCCTTAACTCCATTTATGAGAATATAAGGGACTTCTGGGTTTATGAAGAGGATGGGCAAATCGTTGGTTGTTGTGCTCTACATGTGGTTTGGGAGGATTTGGCTGAGATAAAAAGTCTGGCTGTGAGGGAAGACCTAAAAGGAAAAGGTGTGGGCACGCGCTTAGTTCAGGCTTGCTTGAAGGAAGCCAAAGATCTTGGAATAAAGCGGGTTTTTGTGCTTACTTACGCTGCGGATTTCTTTGAAAGGTTTGGCTTTTATACAGTTCAGAAAGAAAGCTTACCCCATAAAGTTTTGGGTGAATGTATAAACTGCGTAAAATTCCCCTCATGCGACGAAGTGGCAATGCAGATGGAAGTTGAAAAACTAAGTTTGGCGGAAAACTATGAAGGTAGAGTTTGA
- a CDS encoding tetratricopeptide repeat protein gives MRNTRGSGWKDYRWLWAKLLTLCLTLILSFSQERVSENFFLAQKKFYSANIYLENKNYEEAIRDFTSSFNLDRRGYYGELSYLYLGYSYALLSHSKGDKRGLFSSIAFLNMYTFYFKKPNYADLQAEFLAEVHLLLEDYSKAKEIYMSLYKRTNQKKYLAKFLYAEALEGGTDNFKLIDNIQPEVDGIDGYFISVIKGYYLYNMGNFKEAIAELIQARARNRYLENDPHFLYRLALSYYMMGDWRNSLFYFEVLQRKDISYRYKEKTNYFLLLINLKNKNYAEAMEKLESLMEEDPFGNLTLRLALSQLWLYEDFLEKYKLEWYKPLLLKLAWIDYNKYYSLPSVLGVYYYSLKDKKIAEKDLISRVRVKREGYITVEDIKVDLTPLYFALDEAYKKLNPYEKQDFEFIESLYVANKDNFLLLFNPESLLRGAVFNGKKEYAQLLDRIQEPTKSFLRSQFLILEDKDKEGLELLAKVKDSLPEEDRIEALLILGLLSENKKALEEVIQYDKLEKSVRFKGYKPLALIELGDYYYSTRNFPKAKELYKSYLELEEENNLYWLTALRLARISSLTKDQETLEWVVKKAERTDNIIGKVLIAIWGE, from the coding sequence TTGAGAAATACAAGAGGCAGTGGCTGGAAAGATTATCGGTGGCTGTGGGCTAAGCTTTTAACCTTGTGTCTAACCTTAATACTATCCTTTTCACAAGAAAGGGTGTCAGAAAACTTTTTTCTGGCTCAAAAGAAGTTCTACAGCGCTAACATATATTTAGAAAACAAAAACTACGAAGAAGCCATAAGGGATTTTACAAGTTCGTTTAATCTTGACAGAAGGGGCTACTACGGAGAGTTATCTTATCTATACTTAGGTTATTCTTACGCTTTACTTTCCCATTCAAAGGGGGACAAAAGAGGTTTGTTTTCGTCCATAGCTTTTTTGAACATGTATACCTTCTACTTTAAAAAGCCCAACTACGCAGATTTACAGGCAGAGTTTTTGGCAGAGGTGCACCTTCTATTAGAGGATTATTCAAAGGCAAAGGAAATCTACATGAGTTTATACAAAAGGACAAACCAAAAAAAGTATTTGGCAAAATTTCTATACGCCGAGGCTTTGGAGGGAGGTACTGATAACTTTAAACTCATAGACAACATTCAACCTGAGGTTGATGGTATAGATGGATACTTTATTTCTGTAATCAAAGGATACTACCTATACAACATGGGTAATTTCAAAGAAGCTATAGCAGAGCTAATACAAGCAAGAGCTCGGAATAGATACTTGGAGAATGACCCACACTTTCTTTACAGATTGGCTTTGTCCTATTACATGATGGGGGATTGGAGAAACAGCCTTTTCTACTTTGAAGTCCTGCAGAGAAAGGACATAAGTTACAGGTACAAGGAGAAAACTAATTACTTCCTGCTACTGATAAATCTCAAAAACAAGAACTACGCAGAGGCCATGGAAAAGCTTGAAAGTCTTATGGAGGAAGATCCTTTTGGCAATCTTACTCTACGGCTTGCTCTTTCCCAACTTTGGCTATACGAGGACTTTTTGGAAAAGTATAAATTAGAGTGGTATAAGCCCCTTCTCCTTAAATTAGCTTGGATTGATTACAACAAATACTATAGCTTACCCTCAGTCTTAGGTGTTTATTACTACTCCCTGAAGGATAAAAAAATAGCTGAGAAGGACCTAATAAGCAGAGTTAGAGTCAAAAGAGAAGGCTACATAACCGTGGAAGACATAAAGGTAGATCTGACGCCCCTTTACTTTGCATTAGATGAAGCCTATAAGAAGCTAAATCCCTACGAAAAACAAGATTTTGAGTTTATTGAATCTTTATACGTTGCAAACAAGGACAATTTTCTCCTTTTGTTCAATCCGGAGAGCTTGCTAAGGGGTGCGGTCTTCAACGGTAAAAAGGAATACGCCCAGCTTTTGGATAGGATCCAAGAGCCAACAAAGAGCTTTTTAAGATCGCAGTTTCTTATCTTGGAGGACAAGGATAAGGAAGGATTGGAGCTTTTAGCAAAAGTAAAGGATAGCCTGCCCGAAGAGGATAGGATTGAAGCCCTTTTAATCTTAGGTCTCCTTTCTGAAAATAAAAAGGCTTTGGAGGAGGTTATACAGTATGATAAGCTGGAAAAGTCTGTTAGATTCAAAGGATACAAACCTTTAGCCCTTATTGAACTGGGAGATTACTATTATTCTACCCGCAATTTTCCAAAGGCAAAAGAGCTTTATAAAAGCTATCTGGAATTGGAAGAGGAAAACAACCTATACTGGCTTACGGCACTAAGGTTGGCAAGGATAAGCAGTTTAACCAAGGATCAAGAAACCTTAGAATGGGTTGTCAAAAAGGCGGAAAGGACAGATAATATAATAGGTAAGGTCCTAATCGCCATTTGGGGGGAATGA
- a CDS encoding bifunctional 3'-5' exonuclease/DNA polymerase, with amino-acid sequence MKVEFEYFTSARSLGKLYEKIKDVPFVYIDTETVGDRTIRLVQIASEEDIFLLDLYELGETGVSFLKDLLSKKGIVGHNLKFDLKYMLSYGIEPYAVFDTMVASQLIGDSDRHSLQKLAIHYLGEVLDKSLQLSNWGSIKLSKEQLEYAALDVKVVRDLFPILLKKLNEATPITEDNLLKTRTAKVFGLKNPVAIVEMAFVQEVAKLELNGLPVDVEELEKLIKDLTKDLQKKAMEFLMKYRVDPMSPKQLGELLVKKYGLDLPKTEKGNISTDDRFLAEYIDHPVVKDVLYIRNVKKSLDKLEEIKTGLKGKRVYPEFKQIGAVTGRMSSMNPNVQNIPRHLRRIFKAEEGNVFVIADFSQIELRIAAEYVRDESMIKVFNEGRDMHKYTASVLLGKKEEEVSKEERQLAKAVNFGLIYGISAKGLAEYAYSSYGIDLSIEEAEDIRRRFFEHFRAFKEWHERVKKELKERGESRGHTLLGRRYVAHTFPDAVNYPIQGSGADLLKLSVLVFDAELRRDNIRANVVNLVHDEIVVECKEEDGIKVAELLERAMKRAGGIILKKVPVEVEVAIKERWEKE; translated from the coding sequence ATGAAGGTAGAGTTTGAGTATTTTACCTCAGCCCGTAGCTTGGGTAAACTCTATGAAAAAATTAAAGATGTTCCCTTTGTTTACATAGACACAGAGACCGTTGGAGATAGAACCATAAGACTGGTTCAAATCGCTTCGGAGGAGGATATATTCTTGCTGGACCTCTACGAATTGGGAGAAACAGGCGTAAGCTTCTTAAAAGACCTACTATCAAAAAAGGGTATTGTAGGCCATAACCTTAAGTTTGACTTAAAGTATATGCTAAGCTACGGAATAGAACCGTACGCTGTGTTTGATACAATGGTGGCAAGCCAACTTATTGGAGATTCAGACAGACACTCTCTGCAAAAGTTAGCCATTCATTATTTGGGAGAAGTGTTGGATAAAAGCCTTCAGCTTTCTAATTGGGGTTCCATAAAGCTTTCGAAGGAACAATTAGAATACGCCGCTTTGGACGTGAAAGTGGTAAGAGACCTCTTTCCTATTCTTCTGAAGAAGCTAAATGAAGCGACTCCAATAACTGAAGATAACTTGCTAAAAACCAGAACCGCCAAGGTGTTTGGTCTAAAAAATCCAGTAGCCATAGTGGAGATGGCCTTTGTTCAGGAAGTGGCAAAGTTAGAACTTAATGGCCTTCCCGTGGATGTGGAAGAATTGGAAAAGCTCATAAAGGATCTGACCAAAGACCTTCAGAAGAAAGCGATGGAGTTTTTAATGAAGTATAGGGTAGATCCTATGTCTCCCAAGCAGTTAGGAGAGCTCTTAGTTAAAAAGTATGGACTTGATCTGCCAAAAACAGAAAAGGGAAACATCTCAACTGACGACAGGTTTTTAGCTGAGTACATAGACCATCCTGTGGTAAAGGACGTGCTTTATATCAGAAATGTAAAGAAAAGCTTGGATAAGCTTGAGGAGATAAAGACAGGATTGAAGGGAAAAAGGGTTTATCCCGAATTTAAACAGATTGGTGCCGTTACTGGAAGAATGTCTTCCATGAACCCTAATGTGCAAAACATTCCAAGACATCTAAGAAGGATATTCAAGGCGGAAGAAGGTAACGTGTTTGTTATAGCGGACTTTTCCCAGATAGAGCTTAGGATCGCTGCGGAGTATGTAAGGGACGAAAGTATGATAAAGGTCTTTAACGAAGGGAGGGATATGCACAAATACACCGCAAGTGTTCTTTTGGGGAAAAAGGAAGAGGAAGTTTCCAAGGAGGAGAGGCAACTGGCAAAGGCTGTGAACTTTGGACTGATCTACGGAATATCTGCCAAAGGTTTGGCTGAATATGCGTATTCTTCCTATGGAATAGACTTATCCATAGAAGAAGCAGAAGATATAAGAAGAAGGTTTTTTGAACACTTTAGGGCTTTTAAAGAATGGCACGAAAGGGTTAAGAAGGAACTAAAGGAAAGAGGTGAATCAAGGGGACATACCCTACTAGGAAGAAGGTATGTAGCCCACACATTCCCAGATGCGGTAAATTATCCCATACAGGGCAGTGGTGCAGATCTTCTGAAGCTGTCTGTTCTTGTCTTTGATGCAGAGCTTAGAAGGGATAATATAAGGGCAAATGTGGTAAATTTAGTCCACGACGAGATAGTAGTAGAGTGCAAGGAAGAGGATGGCATAAAGGTAGCCGAGCTTTTAGAGAGGGCTATGAAAAGGGCAGGTGGGATTATATTAAAAAAGGTGCCCGTAGAAGTGGAGGTTGCAATAAAAGAGAGGTGGGAGAAGGAATGA
- a CDS encoding flagellar basal body L-ring protein FlgH encodes MDELSAQGSGQFNTQAKGKVQQTGVLTTKLAGRVVKVYPNRTMLIEAKKSSYMNNAQREVFLRGIIRPEDVDSSNTITSDKIANLEVFIDGKGFLADGGSPGWLARILAKVLPF; translated from the coding sequence TTGGATGAGTTGTCCGCTCAAGGCTCAGGGCAGTTTAACACTCAAGCGAAGGGTAAAGTTCAACAAACTGGAGTCTTGACCACAAAGCTGGCGGGCAGAGTGGTAAAAGTCTATCCTAATCGCACCATGCTAATAGAAGCAAAAAAGTCCTCTTACATGAACAACGCGCAGAGGGAAGTATTTTTAAGGGGTATAATAAGACCCGAGGATGTGGATTCATCTAACACCATAACTAGCGACAAGATAGCCAACTTGGAGGTTTTCATAGATGGTAAAGGTTTTCTTGCAGATGGAGGTAGTCCGGGATGGTTAGCGCGTATATTGGCAAAGGTCTTGCCCTTCTGA
- the fliF gene encoding flagellar basal-body MS-ring/collar protein FliF, with amino-acid sequence MAWQDRLNEIKEKFLSLSPAQKAILIAVPVFVLLLLSVLFFYGSKPNYAVLYGGLAQEDLNAIISELDKENIPYKISQDGSTIFVPEDKARDIRLKLAAKGIPNKGVVGYEVFDKDRFGVSDFQNQVNFKRAVEGELAKTIMRIDGVEYAKVNIGMPEKSIFLREEDEPSASVLVRLKPGYELNPDQVKAIRNLVALSVPRLKPKNVVVVDDKGRDLTAQIEEDELIKDKELKLKAEFEKNLEKKIQKTLEEALGLGAVKVRVSADIDFTKKEQREEIYDPEMTAIVSQQKKKERVFGGAVGGVPGAGANIPPGTGAVQNVISEKSETITNYEVSKREIYTQEPIIKVRRLNVGVLVDSNLKNLDLEKIRQLVQASAGIDPNRGDVLSVVSVPFKKPEVEKPPTDYTEYLKWIVLLIFGLASFAIVLIV; translated from the coding sequence ATGGCTTGGCAGGATAGATTAAACGAGATAAAAGAGAAGTTCCTATCACTTAGTCCTGCCCAGAAGGCTATTCTTATAGCTGTTCCTGTCTTTGTCCTTTTACTTCTGTCGGTCCTATTCTTTTATGGGTCAAAGCCTAACTACGCTGTTTTATACGGAGGATTAGCTCAAGAGGACTTAAATGCAATAATTTCTGAATTAGATAAGGAAAACATCCCATACAAGATAAGTCAAGATGGGTCCACCATCTTTGTGCCCGAAGATAAAGCAAGGGACATAAGATTGAAGCTTGCGGCAAAGGGGATTCCAAATAAAGGTGTGGTGGGCTACGAAGTCTTTGACAAAGATCGTTTTGGGGTTTCGGACTTTCAAAATCAAGTTAACTTCAAAAGGGCGGTGGAAGGGGAACTTGCAAAGACTATAATGAGGATTGATGGGGTGGAGTATGCTAAGGTGAACATCGGCATGCCGGAAAAGTCCATCTTCCTCAGGGAAGAGGATGAACCAAGCGCAAGCGTGCTTGTCAGATTAAAGCCAGGTTATGAACTAAACCCAGATCAAGTAAAGGCTATAAGGAACCTGGTGGCGCTGAGCGTGCCTAGGTTGAAGCCTAAAAATGTGGTTGTTGTGGATGATAAGGGAAGGGACCTTACAGCCCAAATAGAAGAGGATGAGTTAATAAAGGATAAAGAGCTAAAATTAAAGGCTGAGTTTGAAAAGAACCTTGAGAAAAAGATACAAAAAACCTTAGAAGAAGCCTTAGGTTTAGGAGCGGTCAAAGTTAGAGTATCTGCAGACATTGACTTTACCAAGAAAGAGCAGAGGGAAGAAATTTACGATCCAGAGATGACAGCCATAGTAAGCCAGCAGAAGAAAAAAGAGAGAGTTTTTGGGGGAGCCGTAGGTGGTGTGCCGGGGGCAGGGGCAAACATACCACCAGGTACTGGGGCTGTTCAGAACGTTATCTCTGAAAAAAGTGAAACTATCACAAATTACGAAGTGAGTAAAAGGGAAATATATACCCAGGAACCTATAATAAAAGTAAGGAGGCTTAACGTGGGTGTGCTTGTGGATAGCAATCTTAAAAATCTGGATTTAGAAAAAATAAGACAACTAGTGCAGGCTTCGGCGGGTATAGACCCCAACAGAGGCGACGTGCTAAGTGTGGTATCCGTCCCATTCAAAAAGCCCGAGGTAGAAAAACCACCCACAGATTACACAGAATACCTAAAATGGATAGTTTTACTCATTTTTGGTCTAGCATCCTTCGCTATAGTTCTGATAGTTTAA
- a CDS encoding flagellar basal body L-ring protein FlgH, with amino-acid sequence MSWLFLALLLLFSCAKKPTTLEEYERKNPYPGKEQSLEYSSRGSLMPREGFNDLYSENKASKVGDVIYVQIVESINAIESVASQTERSASFKESVASLFGIK; translated from the coding sequence ATGAGCTGGTTATTTTTAGCTTTACTGCTTTTATTCTCTTGTGCTAAAAAGCCCACAACTCTTGAAGAGTACGAAAGGAAAAATCCATATCCCGGTAAAGAGCAGAGTTTAGAGTATTCTTCCAGAGGAAGCCTTATGCCAAGGGAAGGTTTTAACGACCTGTATTCAGAGAACAAAGCCTCAAAGGTTGGAGATGTGATCTACGTTCAAATAGTGGAATCTATAAACGCCATAGAGAGTGTGGCAAGCCAAACTGAAAGATCTGCCAGTTTTAAAGAATCGGTTGCCTCTTTATTTGGGATTAAGTAA
- the flgC gene encoding flagellar basal body rod protein FlgC: MNDLFRAFNISASGMYAQRVRMNVVASNLANYESYRANGEPYRKLEVVFEAVEDPQSLAKGEIPVNVAQIRFSDEPFRLIYDPNNPRANAEGYVQKPNVDLVKEMADMITAVRSYEANLNAFATTREMAQRTLELWR; the protein is encoded by the coding sequence ATGAACGATCTATTTAGAGCCTTTAATATTTCAGCCAGTGGGATGTATGCCCAGAGGGTAAGGATGAATGTAGTGGCTTCAAACCTGGCAAATTACGAATCTTATAGAGCTAACGGAGAGCCCTATAGAAAGTTGGAAGTGGTCTTTGAGGCTGTGGAAGATCCGCAGTCCCTTGCTAAGGGTGAAATACCTGTGAATGTTGCTCAGATAAGGTTTTCGGATGAGCCTTTTAGGTTGATCTATGATCCAAACAATCCAAGGGCTAACGCGGAAGGCTATGTTCAAAAGCCAAACGTGGATCTGGTAAAGGAGATGGCAGATATGATAACCGCTGTAAGAAGTTATGAAGCTAATTTGAACGCGTTTGCAACAACAAGAGAAATGGCACAGAGGACATTAGAGCTATGGAGATAG
- the fliE gene encoding flagellar hook-basal body complex protein FliE, with amino-acid sequence MEIGGVNPLFNLQAEKLKSKNSSFTEEFAKFLHWVNQEQEKAEAIKDAVLKGADIPLHQMIVEFEKASVALNLLIQIRNKLVEAFQEINRIQV; translated from the coding sequence ATGGAGATAGGCGGTGTAAATCCACTTTTTAACCTTCAGGCTGAGAAGTTAAAAAGTAAAAACTCAAGTTTTACTGAAGAGTTTGCAAAGTTTTTGCACTGGGTAAATCAAGAGCAGGAAAAGGCAGAGGCAATAAAAGATGCGGTCCTTAAAGGTGCAGACATTCCGCTACATCAGATGATAGTTGAATTTGAAAAGGCGAGCGTAGCTCTTAACCTTCTTATTCAAATCAGAAACAAGCTGGTGGAAGCCTTTCAGGAAATCAACAGGATACAGGTATAA
- a CDS encoding FliM/FliN family flagellar motor switch protein, protein MDEHTLSQEEINLLLQTLGKEEEKREVPLEKGVKPLDINALEHIYAGRIASLELIFERWITNLKRELISVMVSVPTILKEGVSSLKFSELISKLPFPSAVGYFNLVFGGSARPYKIEGKDFTKVEMRIVEKLLKVLYNELQEAWRTLMDVNLVPVGIETNPAILMVARSRDRYIVLKLTVSLEGGDGFIILAIPEEGIEPYKEKLKGLLERRPDDYEKLIKALTKVPIHLSVKLGKAKLSLKELYDLKVGDTIILENSTREPVEVYLEGVKKFLGVLGHSKDKKAFKVIGDVKE, encoded by the coding sequence ATGGATGAACACACCCTATCCCAGGAAGAGATAAATCTATTACTCCAAACTCTTGGAAAAGAGGAAGAAAAACGAGAAGTTCCACTGGAAAAAGGGGTAAAGCCTCTAGACATCAACGCTTTGGAGCACATATACGCAGGTAGGATAGCCAGCTTAGAGCTCATTTTTGAAAGGTGGATTACAAATCTGAAAAGAGAGCTAATATCCGTAATGGTAAGTGTGCCTACGATATTAAAGGAAGGCGTAAGTTCGTTGAAATTCAGCGAGCTTATTTCCAAACTCCCCTTCCCCTCCGCAGTGGGATATTTCAACCTTGTTTTTGGAGGATCCGCAAGACCTTACAAAATAGAGGGTAAAGACTTCACAAAGGTGGAAATGAGGATTGTGGAGAAACTGCTAAAGGTCTTGTACAATGAACTGCAAGAGGCTTGGCGCACCCTCATGGACGTAAATCTCGTGCCTGTGGGTATAGAAACCAATCCAGCCATACTTATGGTAGCAAGGTCGAGGGATAGGTACATAGTTTTAAAGCTTACCGTAAGCCTAGAAGGAGGGGATGGATTTATAATACTCGCCATTCCGGAGGAAGGAATTGAACCATACAAAGAAAAACTAAAAGGTTTGTTGGAAAGGAGGCCAGATGACTATGAAAAACTTATAAAGGCGTTAACTAAGGTGCCTATTCACCTAAGTGTGAAGCTAGGAAAAGCTAAGCTTTCCCTAAAAGAACTATACGATCTCAAGGTTGGCGATACTATAATCTTGGAAAACTCTACACGGGAACCTGTAGAGGTTTACTTGGAAGGTGTAAAAAAGTTCTTGGGTGTTTTAGGTCATTCAAAAGATAAAAAGGCTTTCAAAGTAATCGGAGATGTCAAAGAATAA
- a CDS encoding TetR/AcrR family transcriptional regulator, protein MPRLQDTKKRILEVALKLFSERGIKETTVKDIAKEVGITEGAIYRHFISKDELVNTVFSTHSQRFYEELMSVIESKGTIEDRFFKLVHKFLNFCFENPQAFKFINLFHYLRAQEVRNFQNLPKDAVLKLIDEAIKEGIIKVRRELALAVLVGALERTFLLVDSEIIKREEGLEEELAAVIWKALSFNFR, encoded by the coding sequence ATGCCGCGTTTGCAGGATACAAAAAAGAGAATTCTGGAAGTGGCTTTAAAGCTCTTTTCCGAAAGGGGTATAAAGGAAACGACCGTTAAGGACATTGCCAAAGAGGTAGGAATAACTGAAGGTGCCATCTACAGACACTTCATAAGCAAGGATGAGCTGGTAAATACCGTTTTTTCAACGCATTCCCAAAGATTCTATGAAGAACTTATGTCAGTGATTGAAAGCAAAGGAACAATAGAGGATAGATTTTTTAAACTGGTGCACAAATTCTTGAATTTCTGTTTTGAAAACCCCCAAGCCTTCAAGTTTATCAATCTCTTCCACTACCTAAGGGCTCAAGAGGTGAGGAACTTTCAAAACCTGCCTAAGGACGCAGTGCTAAAACTCATAGATGAGGCTATAAAGGAAGGAATCATAAAGGTAAGAAGAGAGTTGGCTTTGGCTGTTTTAGTGGGTGCTCTTGAAAGGACCTTTCTTTTAGTAGATAGTGAGATAATAAAAAGGGAGGAGGGCTTGGAGGAGGAATTGGCAGCAGTTATTTGGAAAGCCCTCTCCTTTAATTTCCGATAA
- a CDS encoding family 1 encapsulin nanocompartment shell protein: MDFLGKDQSPLTAEEWETLEKAIINTAKNSLVCRRFMPVVGPIGAGHQVISYDVFLGVEPGSCEVRPGEEAQTCEPVRTGQRRHIVLPTIYKPFSISWRDLEYWRQFNLPMDTSAASAAAFATAVAEDMLIIHGNKKMGIDGFLAVEGRQTLSMSDWDFMGNAFNDVSLGIAKLTESGFFGPYHLILNSKDYFKLNRVYHNTGLLEIEQIKKIVSEVHHTPIVPEGKAILVSAGPQNMDLVIALDISLAYVETSNMVHQFRVMEIVAPRIKRPGAVLVIGN; encoded by the coding sequence ATGGACTTTTTGGGAAAGGATCAATCACCGCTTACAGCAGAAGAGTGGGAGACCTTAGAGAAAGCAATAATAAACACAGCGAAGAATAGCTTAGTATGCAGAAGGTTCATGCCTGTAGTGGGACCAATAGGTGCGGGGCATCAGGTGATCTCATACGATGTTTTTCTTGGAGTGGAGCCGGGTAGCTGTGAGGTAAGACCTGGAGAGGAAGCTCAAACATGTGAGCCTGTCAGAACTGGTCAGCGCAGGCACATAGTTTTGCCCACCATTTATAAGCCCTTTTCTATAAGCTGGAGAGACCTTGAATACTGGAGACAGTTTAATCTACCGATGGATACATCCGCAGCCTCTGCTGCAGCTTTTGCCACCGCAGTGGCAGAAGACATGTTGATCATACACGGTAATAAGAAGATGGGAATTGATGGCTTTCTCGCAGTGGAAGGAAGGCAAACTTTATCCATGAGTGATTGGGATTTTATGGGGAATGCTTTCAACGACGTTTCTTTGGGTATAGCAAAGCTAACAGAGAGCGGTTTCTTTGGTCCCTACCATCTTATCCTAAATTCGAAGGATTACTTTAAACTAAACCGCGTTTATCATAATACTGGTCTTCTTGAGATAGAACAGATAAAAAAGATCGTTAGCGAAGTTCATCATACCCCCATAGTGCCGGAAGGAAAAGCAATATTGGTATCTGCAGGACCTCAGAACATGGACTTAGTGATAGCTCTTGATATATCCCTTGCCTATGTAGAAACAAGCAACATGGTCCATCAATTCAGGGTTATGGAAATAGTTGCACCAAGAATAAAGCGTCCGGGAGCTGTTCTTGTTATCGGAAATTAA
- a CDS encoding helix-hairpin-helix domain-containing protein: MPGIGPKTLRLAYEKLKIRTKEDFLRAVRSGMLATLPGIREKKLQQIVRGLELYEKSKERMSLIEAYQLGELLLNHMKTLSNLYQNIELAGSLRRRKETVGDIDLLVSAKRESWKALHEHFTKFEEVQEVLLQRETKSSVILRRGLKLSEYGVFRADTEEWIGGRTEEDPPELRENIGEVELAMERKLPRLVEWEDIKGEFHIHTKHLLQ; this comes from the coding sequence GTGCCCGGGATAGGACCAAAAACGCTTAGGTTGGCTTATGAAAAGTTAAAGATAAGGACCAAAGAAGACTTTCTGAGAGCCGTCAGAAGTGGCATGCTTGCTACACTGCCTGGCATAAGAGAAAAAAAACTACAGCAGATAGTTAGAGGTTTGGAGCTCTACGAAAAAAGTAAGGAAAGAATGTCTTTGATAGAAGCTTATCAGTTGGGTGAGCTCCTTTTAAACCACATGAAGACCTTATCCAACCTATACCAGAATATAGAGTTAGCCGGGAGTTTAAGAAGGAGAAAGGAAACCGTTGGAGACATAGACCTGCTGGTTTCTGCAAAGAGGGAGTCTTGGAAGGCTTTGCATGAACACTTTACAAAGTTTGAAGAGGTCCAAGAGGTTCTGCTACAGAGAGAAACAAAGTCAAGCGTAATTCTAAGGAGAGGTTTGAAGCTGAGCGAATACGGAGTTTTCAGAGCGGATACGGAGGAATGGATAGGGGGTAGAACGGAAGAAGATCCACCCGAGCTAAGGGAAAATATTGGGGAGGTGGAACTCGCAATGGAGAGGAAGTTGCCAAGGCTCGTAGAATGGGAAGATATAAAGGGAGAGTTTCACATACACACCAAACACTTACTACAATAA
- the flgB gene encoding flagellar basal body rod protein FlgB: MDIFGGIDKVLPHLNYTWKRHKVILSNIANADTPRYKVKDIIMEKERGRKLKTTREKHLFTKGEEIYRVIELQRRLVGNDLNNVSLEEEMAKLSQNRIAYETYMRMVRGSIDKLNNVIKEGR; this comes from the coding sequence ATGGATATTTTTGGGGGCATAGACAAGGTTTTGCCCCATTTGAATTACACGTGGAAAAGACACAAGGTCATACTTAGCAACATAGCCAATGCGGATACGCCAAGATACAAGGTAAAGGATATAATAATGGAAAAAGAGAGGGGAAGAAAGTTGAAAACCACAAGAGAAAAGCACCTATTCACCAAAGGTGAAGAGATATACAGGGTAATTGAATTGCAAAGAAGGCTCGTGGGAAACGACCTTAACAACGTTAGCTTGGAAGAGGAGATGGCAAAGCTTAGCCAGAACAGAATAGCTTACGAGACCTACATGAGGATGGTAAGGGGCAGTATTGACAAGCTGAACAACGTAATAAAGGAGGGTAGGTAA